A stretch of DNA from Candidatus Pantoea bituminis:
ATGTCGGTGGTGCTGCAATCGACGTATTCCCGGTGGAGCCAGCAACCAACAGCGATCCATTTATCTCCCCGCTTAGCGAGTTTGATAACGTGATTCTTACGCCACACATTGGTGGTTCTACCGAAGAAGCGCAGGAGAATATCGGGATCGAAGTAGCCGGTAAACTGGCGAAATATTCCGACAACGGTTCTACGCTTTCTGCGGTGAATTTCCCAGAAGTGTCGCTACCAATGCATGGTGTCAGCGCCAGCCGTTTGCTGCACATCCACGAAAACCGTCCGGGCGTGCTGACGGCAATCAACCAAATATTTGCTGAGCAGGGCATTAACATCGCTGCGCAGTACCTACAAACGTCGCCATATATGGGTTATGTGGTGATTGATATTGATGCTGAGAAAGAGCTGGCTGATAAAGCACTGAACCTGATGAAAGCCATTCCGGGCACGATACGCGCTCGTTTGCTTTACTGATCATTATCTCCGTCATAGCTCAAGCCGCAGATGCGTTGGCTATGTTAGCTCACCCGGGTCACTTACTTGTGTAAGCTCCTGGGAATGAGCTAACTTGTCGCCTTCCTGCAACGCCCATTATTTAGGGTATAGAAGCGGATATACATACGGTAAGAGGCGCTGTTTAGCGCCTCTTTTTATTCCCATTGCCAGAGCTTTGACGGTGTTAACACCGCAGGCAGCGGTACATCCCATTCCGCAACCGGCAGCGCATCGACCAGTTGACAATCATGCGCCAAACCAACCGGTAAAAAACCATGCTGTTTCCAATTCTGCAACGTGCGGTCATAAAAACCGCCGCCCATGCCCAACCGTTGTCCCTGACGATCAAACGCCACCAGAGGCACCATCATCACATCAATTTGATCAAGCGTAATCAGATGACGGATATCGAGTGGTGGCTCAGGAATGCGCAGCTTGTTGAGCGTGAGAGAGGTCTCTGGCGTGTAGCGCATAAACAGCAGATTTCCGGGTGAAAAGGGATGCAGCACCGGCAGGTAAACCTGTTTTCTTTGTTGCCAGAGTTTAGCAATCAGCGGGCGCGTGTTGAGTTCACCATCTACCGATAAAAACAGGGCGACGTTTTGTGCTTCAGTGATGGGGGCGAGATTGATGGCATGTTCGGCAAGAAGGTCAGCAGCATTTTCTTGCTGATCGTCGGTTAAGGCACGGCGCAAATGACGCACATGTTGACGAATATCCTGACGCAGTAAAAAAGAGGGTTCTGACATGGTTTCCCCACAGGATAAGCCGCTGAAGAAGCAAACTATATCATGCATTGCAATCATGCAACGTGGGGAAGAAAACCAGGACTACAAAGAAGAGATCTCCGAGATGCCGCCGTAGGCTGTAACCCTTGAACCCTTGGTTCAAGGTGAATATGCCGTCGCAACCATCAGGCTTCTCGGACGGACCGAGCATGCTCACAGGTTACGGAGCGTCACATTCTGTTTTTTTGAAATATCGGCTCAGGGGACTGGCCCACATGCAAACATCTCAGAGAAAATTTACCTCACCGTTACTCTATCATAGCAACCATGAAGTTTTATTCGAACTTCGCATCTTCGCGATCAGTAATGCGACCTTGCTCAACTAATGCCTGTTCAATCGTCTGCTGCAACATTCTAATACGTTGTTCCATATTAGCAGCATAATCGCGCGTCTTGCCTTTTTCTTGTGCCAACTCGTGGCAGACGTTTAACGCGGCGATGAACACCAGTTGTTCTGTATTGGTGACTCTAGTGCGAACTTTTAAATCTTGCAACCGTTGATTGAGATCTTCGGCCGCAGTATTCAGCGCATCTTGCTGTTCAGGCGGACAATTCACTCTCAACGAACGACCAAAAATTTGTAAATCTACCGGTTGTGCAGACATGCCACCCTTCCTGACTGATTACTTAGCCCGCAACTCCCTTAGCAGTCAATGGCTTGGGAGGCGGGCAACTATATAGACCCGCGAAATAAGTTACAACCCCTTTTCTGGAAACCTTGAGGCAGCTAGTGGTAGCATAACACGAACTTATTCCGCCAACGACGATGAAAACTTATGTCCTTACAGAACGCAACTCCTGATTACAACGCACTAGCGGCGGCGCTCTCTCAGCAGGGTGTTGGCATGACACCGGCAGAAATGCACGGACTGATTAGCGGCATCCTGTGTGGCGGAAATCAGGATACGAGCTGGAAAGCGCTGGTCCACGATCTGGCCAACGAAGGCATGGCTTTTTCGCAAAGCCTGTCGCTGCCGCTGGAATCGCTGCATGAAAATATTGCCACTGCTCTGGAAGATGACGGTTTTCTCTTTCAACTGATGTTGCCAGATGAAGATGACATCACGGTATTTGACCGCGCCGACGCGCTGGCTGGCTGGGTAAATCATTTCCTGCTTGGCCTTGGTGTGACGCAGCCTAAGCTTGATAAAGTCACAGGCGAAACCGGCGAAGCGATTGATGATTTACGCACCATTGCGCAGCTTGGTTATGACGAAGATGAAGATCAGGAAGAGCTAGAGCAGTCGCTGGAAGAGGTGGTTGAGTATGTGCGTGTAGCGGCACTGCTGTGTCATGACACCTTTACCCGACCGCAACCGACTGCGCCTGAAATGCAGAAACCAACGCTACACTAAGCCAGGTATTTCAGGACGCCGACGGGCGCATTTCAACAGCGTCTTCTTTAACCGCGTGCTTGTAAACCGCGTTCTTATCAACAGCGTTCTTATAAACAGGGAGTGCAGACATGATTTCATTGGAAACTTTTCAGCAGCGTCGTCAGGCGCTGTTAGCTAAGATGGCACCCGGCAGCGCAGCATTGATTTTTGCCGCGCCGGAAGTGACGCGTAGCAATGACACCGAATACCCGTTTCGTCAGAACAGCGATTTTTGGTATTTCACCGGTTTCAACGAGCCGCAGGCGTTGTTGGTGCTGATTAAAAGCAATGAAACGCATAATCACAGCGTGTTATTCAATCGTGTACGCGATCTCACTGCTGAAGTCTGGTTTGGACGCCGTCTGGGGCAAGACGCTGCCCCCGCTAAACTGGCCGTGGATCGTGCGCTACCCTGGGACGATATCGGCGATCAGCTGCATTTACTGTTGAATGGCCTGGACGTGGTTTATCACGCACAAGGCGAGTATGCCGAAAGCGACACTTTGGTGTTTAACGCCCTCGAAAAATTGCGTCGTGGTTTTCGCCAGAACTTGAGTGCGCCCGCAACGGTCACTGATTGGCGTCCTTGGGTGCATGAAATGCGCTTGTTCAAAAGCCCGGATGAAATTGAGATCCTACGCCGGGCAGGAAAAATCAGTGCGCTGGCGCATACCCGCGCCATGGAAAAATGCCGTCCTGGGATGTTTGAATATCAGCTGGAAGGCGAAATTCTTCATGAATTTAGTCGCCACGGTGCACGTTTCCCTTCCTATAACACTATCGTCGGCTCAGGCGAGAATGGCTGCATTCTGCATTACACCGAAAATGAATCTGAATTGCGTGACGGCGATTTAGTGCTGATTGACGCCGGCTGTGAATTCCACGGTTATGCCGGTGATATCACTCGCACCTTCCCGGTAAATGGTAAATTCAACCAGCCACAGCGCGAAATCTACGACATCGTACTCGCTTCGCTCTATACCGCATTGTCGCTGTTCCGTCCCGGGATCAGCATTCGTGAAGTGAATGATGAAGTGGTGCGTATCATGATCACCGGCCTGGTCGAGTTGGGCGTACTGCAAGGTGAAGTTGATGCCTTGATCGCTGAAGATGCACATCGTCAATTCTACATGCACGGTTTGAGTCATTGGATGGGATTGGATGTCCACGACGTGGGGCATTACGGCACCCCAAGTCGCGATCGTATCCTTGAACCTGGCATGGTGTTAACCATCGAACCGGGTCTTTACATCGCGCCAGACGCAGACGTGCCAGCCGAATACCGCGGCATTGGTATCCGTATCGAAGATGACATTGTGATCACTGAAACCGGTAACGAAAATCTCACCGACAGCGTAGTGAAAGACCCGGAAGCGATTGAAGCCCTGATGGCGGCGGCACAGCGCGCATGAGTATTATCATTGCGGGTGGCGGAATGACTGGCGCAACGCTGGCGCTGGCGATTTCACACCTCACGCAAGGCACGCTGCCAGTGACGTTGATTGAAAGTATCGAACCCGCCAGTCGCGCCCATCCCGGTTATGATGGACGTGCAATTGCGCTTGCCGCAGGAACATGCCAGCAGTTAGCGGATATCAATATCTGGCGCAGCCTTGAAAGCTGCGCAACGCCGATTACGCGCATTCACGTTTCGGATCGGGGCCATCTCGGCTTTGTTTCCATGACCGCAGAAGAGCAGGCTATTCCGGCGCTGGGGCAAGTGGTAGAACTGTTTGATGTTGGGCAACGTTTATTTGCCGCGTTGAAAAAGGCGCCTGGTGTGACCTTGCGTTGCCCGGCCCGCGTTATGCAGGCGACGCGCACGCAAGATAAGGTGCAGGTGACGCTGGATAACGGCGAACAGCTGGAAAGCGCTTTATTAGTGGCGGCAGACGGTTCACGTTCTGCGCTTGCTGCATCATGCGGCATTCAGTGGCAAACCGAGGATTATCATCAGTTGGCGTTGATTGCCAACGTCACTACGCAGCTTCCACATCAGGGCCGCGCTTTCGAGCGTTTTACGGAACACGGTCCTTTAGCGTTATTACCGATGTCAAACAATCGGCTATCGCTAGTGTGGTGCCATCCGCTTGCTGCGCGCAGCCAGATTGAAAGCTGGAGCGACAGCGAATTTCTTTCTCAGCTACAGCGCGCATTTGGTTGGCGTTTAGGTAAATTTATTCAAACGGGTCAGCGCGAATGTTATCCACTGGCCTTACAGCAGGCGACGCAGCAGGTTACGCATCGCGTCGCGGTGGTGGGCAATGCAGCACAAACGCTGCATCCAATTGCAGGACAGGGCTTTAACCTTGGACTGCGTGATGTGATGTCACTGGCGGAAACTGTGGCGGCGGCGCATCGTCACCAGCAGGATGCTGGCAGTTACGCGGTATTACACCATTATCAGCAGCGTCGTCAGCACGATCGCGACACCACAATTGGCATCACGGATGGATTAGTGCGCCTGTTCGCCAATAGCCATGCGCCGCTGATTGTTGGCAGGAATCTGGGCTTACTGGCGATGGATCATCTGCCGTGGCTGCGAAATCAACTGGCTGAGCGCACGCTTGGCTGGGTTAAGCGTTAATTTAAGGGGCAGCGATGCAAACTTTTGATGTGGTGATCGCCGGTGGCGGCATGGTAGGTCTGGCCGTTGCCTGTGGTTTGCAGGGCAGTGGACTGCGCGTTGCCGTGCTAGAGAAGGCGGCTGAACCGCAATTTACTGCCAAAGCCTTGCCTTCGATTCGCGTGTCGGCTATCAACGCCGCGAGCGAACGCTTGCTGCAAAAGCTGGATGTCTGGCCGACGATTTTATCGCTGCGCGCCAGCGCTTATCACGGCATGGAAGTCTGGGATAAGGATAGCTTTGGCTCCATCTCATTTGACGATGAACACCAAGGGTTGTCACATCTTGGCCATATTATTGAAAATCCGGCGATCCACAGCGCCTTGTGGCAACGCGCCACTGCCTGCAGTGATGTCACGTTAATAGCACCTTCACAGCTGCAACAGGTCGCTTTTGGTGACAATGAAGCCTTTATCACCCTGCAAGATGGCAGCATGGTAAGCGCGCGTTTGCTGATTGCCGCTGACGGTGCTAATTCGTGGCTGCGCAACAAAGCCGATATCCCCGTCACCTTCTGGGATTACGATCATCACGCTTTGGTTGCCAATATTCGCACAGACTTGCCGCATGATGGCATCGCGCGGCAGGTGTTTCATAGCGACGGCATTCTGGCGTTCCTGCCTATGCAAGATCCGCATCTTTGTTCCATTGTCTGGTCGCTGTCACCGCAAGAATCAAGCCGTCTTGAAACCATGCCTGAAGCGCTGTTTAATCAGCAACTGGCGGTGGCGTTCGATATGCGTCTTGGCTTGTGTCATTTGGAAAGTGAGCGCAAATCATTCCCGCTTACGGCGCGCTATGCACGTAACTTTGCAGCACACCGTCTGGCGTTAGTCGGCGATGCCGCGCACACCATTCATCCGTTGGCAGGCCAAGGGGTAAATCTCGGTTTTATGGATGCGGCAGAGTTGATTGGCGAAATTCGTCGCCTTCATCAGGAAGGTAAAGATATCGGCCAGCACCTCTATTTGCGCCGTTACGAGCGCAGTCGCAAACACAGCGCGGCGCTGATGCTGGCGAGCATGCAGGGCTTTCGTGAACTGTTCGCGGGTAATAACCCAGCGAAAAAGCTGCTACGTGACGTTGGCCTGAAACTGGCAGACACGTTGCCAGGTGTGAAACCGATGATGTTAAAGCAGGCGATGGGCCTGAACGATATGCCGGACTGGCTACGTTAATTCCTTATCCCACCGCTTATGAAGCCAGCATTTTGCTGGCTTTTTTTATGCCTAAAAAGGCATTGCACCATAAAAAGGCAGTCCCGCACCGCGATTGTGCCTCGTTTGATTTATTCTAATTTTGCGCGCTTGTTCGCATTACTTTTATTTACCCAAAAGCTTTTTCGCCAAAGTGGTTTTTTAACATCCTGCGAGTCATTACGCATAAATTTACTGCATATAAACTCCGCAACTGCATTTAATGCGTGATAAATCACAAAATTGTGGTTTTTTATCCTGACGCAATAAAAAGTTCGCTACGCTTGGTGCCTCGTTTCGACCTCGTTCTGCTTATGGTTAAACGCCACATTCGGTGGTAACGTCAACCCTAAGAGAACGTTTGCGTCGGCGCTAAATTTGACGCACGTTGAACCTCACTCGCTTTTGCACAGGATGGTTATGACTCAGCAAACCCCTTTGTTTGAACAGCATCAAACCTGCGGTGCCCGCATGGTGGATTTTCATGGCTGGATGATGCCGCTGCATTACGGCTCTCAGATGGATGAACATCATGCCGTGCGTAATGATGCGGGCATGTTTGATGTCTCCCATATGACTATTGTCGACCTTAAGGGTCCACGCACGCGTGAATTCCTCCGCTATCTGTTGGCCAATGACGTCGCGAAACTGACCCAACCTGGCAAAGCGCTTTACACCGGGATGCTGAACGCATCGGGTGGCGTTATTGACGATTTAATTGTTTACTTTATGACCGAAGAGTTTTTCCGTTTAGTGGTGAACTCCGCGACGCGTGAGAAAGATCTCGCCTGGATCGCTGAACATGCGGAGGGATATGGAATTTCGCTGACCGAGCGTGACGATTTAGCGCTGATTGCTGTTCAGGGGCCACAGGCGCAGCAAAAGCGCAGACGCTGTTCAGCGCCGAACAGCGTCAAGCGGTAGAGGGCATGAAGCCATTCTTCGGTGTGCAGGCGGGCGACTTATTCATCGCGACGACCGGTTATACCGGCGAAGCGGGCTATGAAATTGCACTGCCTGCGGGCGAAGCAGCAGATTTCTGGCAGCGTTTAGTCGCCGCTGGCGTTAAACCTGCTGGTTTGGGCGCGCGCGATACGCTGCGTCTGGAAGCGGGGATGAATCTCTACGGTCAGGAAATGGACGAAGGTGTCTCTCCGCTGGCGGCCAACATGGGTTGGACGGTGAGTTGGGAACCCAGCGATCGTCAGTTCATCGGTCGCGAAGCGCTGGAGTCGCAGCGTAAGCAGGGCACTGAAAAACTGGTGGGTCTGGTCATGACTGAAAAAGGGGTGCTGCGTAACGGCTTAACAGTTCGCTTTACTGATGAACAAGGTCAGCCACAACAAGGCATTATTACCAGTGGTTCCTTTTCTCCCACTTTGGGTTACAGCGTCGCCCTTGCCCGCGTTCCGGCTGGCGTGGGCGACAGCGCAGTGGTAGAAATTCGTAACCGCGAAATGCCGGTGAAGGTAACCAAACCCATTTTTGTCCGCGCCGGTAAACCGGTCGCACAATAAATTTTATTCAGGAGAAATGGCGATGAGCAATGTGCCAAGTGAGTTGAAGTACCGTGATAGCCACGAGTGGGTGCGTAAAAACGCTGATGGTTCTTATACCGTTGGCATTACCGAGCACGCACAAGAGTTACTTGGCGACATGGTGTTCGTTGATTTGCCAGAAGTTGGCGCAACGTTTAGCGCAGGTGAAGAGTGCGCGGTAGCGGAATCTGTTAAAGCCGCTTCCGATATCTACGCGCCAATCAGCGGTGAAATTGTTGCCGTCAACGAAGCCTTGGGCGATTCGCCTGAAACGGTTAACAGCGATCCTTATGAAGGTGGTTGGCTGTTCCAAATCAAAGCCAGCGATGAGTCAGAGCTCGACTCGATGCTGGATGCTGATGCTTATAAAGCGTCCATCGACGAGTAATCGTTGAGCGGCCTCATGCAGAGGCCGCCATTATTTTTGCACTTTCAGTTCCCCAGCCCGATTCAGGATTTACTGCTAATGACCCAGACTCTCAGCCAGCTTGAACATAACGGTGCATTCATTGAGCGCCATATCGGTCCTTCACCTGAGCAACAAGCGGTGATGCTTGACGCTATCGGCGCCAGTTCGCTGGAGGCGTTAATCGGCTCCATCGTTCCTGCGGATATCCAACTCCCGGGGCCACCAGCTGTAGGTGAAGCCGCTACTGAGCAGCAGGCGCTGGCGGAGCTGAAAGCTATTGCCAGCCAGAATCTGCGTTACAAATCCTGGATCGGCATGGGATACAGCGCGGTTATCACACCGCCCGTTATTTTGCGTAACATGCTGGAAAATCCAGGCTGGTACACGGCATACACGCCTTATCAGCCTGAAGTTTCACAAGGTCGCCTTGAAGCGTTGCTGAACTTTCAGCAGGTAACGATCGATCTGACCGGTATGGATATCGCCTCTGCATCATTACTCGATGAAGCCACCGCTGCTGCCGAAGCCATGGCGATGGCAAAGCGCATCAGTAAGCTGAAAACCGCGAACAAATTCTTTATTGCCGATGATATTCATCCGCAAACTCTGGATGTCGTACGTACCCGTGCAGAAACCTTTGGTTTCGAATTGATCATCGATCGCGCCGATAAAGCGTTGGATCACGACGATCTGTTTGGTGTATTGCTCCAACACGTTGGCACAACTGGCGAAGCGCATGACTACAGCAAACTGATTACCGAGCTGAAAGCGCATAAAGTAATTGTCAGTGTCGCCGCCGACTTTATGTCACTGGTGATGTTAGAAGCGCCAGGCAAGCAGGGTGCAGATATCGTTTTCGGTTCTGCGCAGCGTTTCGGTGTTCCGATGGGCTACGGCGGGCCACACGCCGCTTTCTTCGCCAGCCGTGATGAGCACAAGCGTTCTATGCCAGGCCGCATTATCGGGGTTTCTCGTGATGCTGCAGGCAATACTGCGCTGCGTATGGCGATGCAAACCCGCGAGCAACATATTCGCCGTGAGAAAGCTAACTCCAACATCTGTACTTCGCAGGTGCTGCTGGCCAATATCGCGGGCCTTTATGCGGTGTTCCATGGTCCGGTCGGCTTGAAGCGCATCGCTTCGCGTATTCACCGTTTCACCAATATTCTGGCTGCGGGCCTGCAAAATGGTGGCTTGAAGCTGCGTCATCATCACTGGTTTGACACGTTAACCGTTGAAGTCGCGGACAAAGCAGCGGTGCTGAGTCGTGCTGTCAGCTTTGGCGTTAACCTGCGCAGCGACATTCATAATGCTGTTGGCATCACATTGGATGAAACCACCTGTCGCGAAGACATCAGTGCGCTGTTCGCCATTCTTTTAGGTGATACGCACAATCAAGATATTGATAAGCTCGACGGTGAAGTCGCCGCAGACAGCCAGTCAATCCCGGCAGGTCTGCAACGTCAAAGTGAAATCCTGACCCATCAGGTCTTCAACCGTCATCACAGCGAAACTGAGATGATGCGTTACATGCACAGCCTGGAGAAAAAGGATCTGGCGCTGAACCAGGCGATGATTCCACTAGGTTCCTGCACCATGAAACTCAACGCCGCAGCGGAAATGATCCCTATTACCTGGCCTGAGTTTGCTGAACTTCATCCATTCTGCCCGGCTGAGCAGGCAACCGGTTATCTGCAGATGATTGGTCAACTGTCGCAGTGGTTGGTGCAACTTACCGGTTACGACGCACTGTGCATGCAGCCAAACTCTGGCGCGCAGGGCGAATACGCGGGTTTATTGGCAATTCGCCGTTATCACGAAAGCCGCAACGAAGGCGATCGCCACCTTTGCCTAATCCCAAGTTCAGCACACGGTACTAACCCCGCTTCTGCGCAGATGGCAGGCATGGACGTGGTAGTGGTGGCGTGTGATAAGCAGGGCAACATTGATCTGGGCGATTTGCGCGAGAAAGCCGCGCAGGCTGGCGATAAACTTTCCTGCATCATGGTGACTTATCCGTCAACGCACGGTGTGTATGAAGAAACCATTCGTGAAGTGTGCCAGATCGTTCATCAGTACGGCGGTCAGGTTTACCTTGATGGCGCAAACATGAACGCTCAGGTCGGCATCACCACGCCA
This window harbors:
- the ubiH gene encoding 2-octaprenyl-6-methoxyphenyl hydroxylase → MSIIIAGGGMTGATLALAISHLTQGTLPVTLIESIEPASRAHPGYDGRAIALAAGTCQQLADINIWRSLESCATPITRIHVSDRGHLGFVSMTAEEQAIPALGQVVELFDVGQRLFAALKKAPGVTLRCPARVMQATRTQDKVQVTLDNGEQLESALLVAADGSRSALAASCGIQWQTEDYHQLALIANVTTQLPHQGRAFERFTEHGPLALLPMSNNRLSLVWCHPLAARSQIESWSDSEFLSQLQRAFGWRLGKFIQTGQRECYPLALQQATQQVTHRVAVVGNAAQTLHPIAGQGFNLGLRDVMSLAETVAAAHRHQQDAGSYAVLHHYQQRRQHDRDTTIGITDGLVRLFANSHAPLIVGRNLGLLAMDHLPWLRNQLAERTLGWVKR
- the gcvP gene encoding aminomethyl-transferring glycine dehydrogenase, with the protein product MTQTLSQLEHNGAFIERHIGPSPEQQAVMLDAIGASSLEALIGSIVPADIQLPGPPAVGEAATEQQALAELKAIASQNLRYKSWIGMGYSAVITPPVILRNMLENPGWYTAYTPYQPEVSQGRLEALLNFQQVTIDLTGMDIASASLLDEATAAAEAMAMAKRISKLKTANKFFIADDIHPQTLDVVRTRAETFGFELIIDRADKALDHDDLFGVLLQHVGTTGEAHDYSKLITELKAHKVIVSVAADFMSLVMLEAPGKQGADIVFGSAQRFGVPMGYGGPHAAFFASRDEHKRSMPGRIIGVSRDAAGNTALRMAMQTREQHIRREKANSNICTSQVLLANIAGLYAVFHGPVGLKRIASRIHRFTNILAAGLQNGGLKLRHHHWFDTLTVEVADKAAVLSRAVSFGVNLRSDIHNAVGITLDETTCREDISALFAILLGDTHNQDIDKLDGEVAADSQSIPAGLQRQSEILTHQVFNRHHSETEMMRYMHSLEKKDLALNQAMIPLGSCTMKLNAAAEMIPITWPEFAELHPFCPAEQATGYLQMIGQLSQWLVQLTGYDALCMQPNSGAQGEYAGLLAIRRYHESRNEGDRHLCLIPSSAHGTNPASAQMAGMDVVVVACDKQGNIDLGDLREKAAQAGDKLSCIMVTYPSTHGVYEETIREVCQIVHQYGGQVYLDGANMNAQVGITTPGYIGADVSHLNLHKTFCIPHGGGGPGMGPIGVKAHLAPFVPGHSVVQIDGVLTQQGAVSAAPFGSASILPISWMYIRMMGAEGLKQASSVAILNANYIASRLQSAYPILYTGRDGRVAHECILDIRPLKEQTGISELDIAKRLIDYGFHAPTMSFPVAGTLMVEPTESEGKVELDRFIDAMLSIRMEIDRVADGEWPAEDNPLVNAPHTQMEIVGEWAHPYSRELAVFPAGNHNKYWPTVKRLDDVFGDRNLFCSCVPMSEYQ
- a CDS encoding YecA/YgfB family protein, whose translation is MSLQNATPDYNALAAALSQQGVGMTPAEMHGLISGILCGGNQDTSWKALVHDLANEGMAFSQSLSLPLESLHENIATALEDDGFLFQLMLPDEDDITVFDRADALAGWVNHFLLGLGVTQPKLDKVTGETGEAIDDLRTIAQLGYDEDEDQEELEQSLEEVVEYVRVAALLCHDTFTRPQPTAPEMQKPTLH
- a CDS encoding 5-formyltetrahydrofolate cyclo-ligase, whose product is MSEPSFLLRQDIRQHVRHLRRALTDDQQENAADLLAEHAINLAPITEAQNVALFLSVDGELNTRPLIAKLWQQRKQVYLPVLHPFSPGNLLFMRYTPETSLTLNKLRIPEPPLDIRHLITLDQIDVMMVPLVAFDRQGQRLGMGGGFYDRTLQNWKQHGFLPVGLAHDCQLVDALPVAEWDVPLPAVLTPSKLWQWE
- the pepP gene encoding Xaa-Pro aminopeptidase gives rise to the protein MISLETFQQRRQALLAKMAPGSAALIFAAPEVTRSNDTEYPFRQNSDFWYFTGFNEPQALLVLIKSNETHNHSVLFNRVRDLTAEVWFGRRLGQDAAPAKLAVDRALPWDDIGDQLHLLLNGLDVVYHAQGEYAESDTLVFNALEKLRRGFRQNLSAPATVTDWRPWVHEMRLFKSPDEIEILRRAGKISALAHTRAMEKCRPGMFEYQLEGEILHEFSRHGARFPSYNTIVGSGENGCILHYTENESELRDGDLVLIDAGCEFHGYAGDITRTFPVNGKFNQPQREIYDIVLASLYTALSLFRPGISIREVNDEVVRIMITGLVELGVLQGEVDALIAEDAHRQFYMHGLSHWMGLDVHDVGHYGTPSRDRILEPGMVLTIEPGLYIAPDADVPAEYRGIGIRIEDDIVITETGNENLTDSVVKDPEAIEALMAAAQRA
- the ubiI gene encoding FAD-dependent 2-octaprenylphenol hydroxylase — encoded protein: MQTFDVVIAGGGMVGLAVACGLQGSGLRVAVLEKAAEPQFTAKALPSIRVSAINAASERLLQKLDVWPTILSLRASAYHGMEVWDKDSFGSISFDDEHQGLSHLGHIIENPAIHSALWQRATACSDVTLIAPSQLQQVAFGDNEAFITLQDGSMVSARLLIAADGANSWLRNKADIPVTFWDYDHHALVANIRTDLPHDGIARQVFHSDGILAFLPMQDPHLCSIVWSLSPQESSRLETMPEALFNQQLAVAFDMRLGLCHLESERKSFPLTARYARNFAAHRLALVGDAAHTIHPLAGQGVNLGFMDAAELIGEIRRLHQEGKDIGQHLYLRRYERSRKHSAALMLASMQGFRELFAGNNPAKKLLRDVGLKLADTLPGVKPMMLKQAMGLNDMPDWLR
- the zapA gene encoding cell division protein ZapA produces the protein MSAQPVDLQIFGRSLRVNCPPEQQDALNTAAEDLNQRLQDLKVRTRVTNTEQLVFIAALNVCHELAQEKGKTRDYAANMEQRIRMLQQTIEQALVEQGRITDREDAKFE
- the gcvH gene encoding glycine cleavage system protein GcvH, whose translation is MSNVPSELKYRDSHEWVRKNADGSYTVGITEHAQELLGDMVFVDLPEVGATFSAGEECAVAESVKAASDIYAPISGEIVAVNEALGDSPETVNSDPYEGGWLFQIKASDESELDSMLDADAYKASIDE